The following nucleotide sequence is from Oryzias melastigma strain HK-1 linkage group LG3, ASM292280v2, whole genome shotgun sequence.
CCAGTTGGATCAGGTAAACACACCTGGACAGGGCTGCCCAATCCTGGTCCTGAAGATCTACCACCTGGCCTTTTTCCAGATCTCCctgcactttttttctgttggttacctggatcaggtgtgttcactCCATCAGAATGTGGAGACACTTGAGTCAGCAAATCAGAAGAGAGAACTGAAAACAGGCAGAATGGTAGATCTTGAGCTGCTCTGCTTTAGCATGTTGTCTTGAGCACCATCTGCTGGTCAGTTTGGGGATCTGATGTGATCTCAGatctacttttttgtttcaatccAAATGCTAAAAGTTTGACATCAAAAATAGAGaattagttcatttttactGACTTTAGCGATAATGTAGTTTCTGGTTGATGCCTTTTATGTCAGATGTGCATCCCTTATGACTTAAATTTCATCAGATGTTTCTGGTTCCTTTGCTCATGTTTTGCTTTGATCTGCagcttgaagtcccactccaactatattcctatctattgtaaaatagtgttcttttaattaagataatGTTGTTTTCAGCATAATAACTAAAACCTGATATGAGCGGTCATTTTTACGATGTCTAGGAGGAGGCGAGGCGGGTGGCGCTGAAGCAGAGGGCGGAGCAGGCTGCACACACGGAGAGCCTGGActgggaggaggaagaggaaggtgAGCTGGGAACTGTTGAACAACAGCAGGTTTTGTGCTGCAGCCTCAGGTTCACTCCGCCCGGCGTTTTCTGTGTTTAGATGACTTCCTTGGCGGCATGTCGTCTCACCTCAGCCCAACACAGCCATCAAAAGGTGGCTCGGCTCACGCCCCCGCCCTGACGGGCTCCGCGGGGACCCCTCCACTGAGTCCTGCTCTGTCTCCATCTGAGGAATGTGACGGCACGCTCTCGGGGAGCAGCGTCAGCCTGCCCACGCAGGTGGAGGTGCAGCCGGCGCCTGTCGGTGCTGAACTGAGGAGGAAGCTGTCGGAAGCCTCGCTGGAGGACGTCAACACGACCCCGGAGGAGCAGAAGTCGGAAAAGAGTCACATAGCGGAGGCGGAAAGTGAAACGCAGGTGGAGGTTCCTGCAGATGGAGCTTCAGCGCGAGTCCCCCCCTCCAAACAGCTCCAGACCGCCAAGGAAGAGGGACCGCAGGACCTCAGGGTGTTTGAGCTGAACTCTGACAGCGGGAAGTCCACGCCCTCTAACAACGGCAAGAAAGGTACCGGCTTGTGTTTctttatgctgcattcacagcGGCTTCAGCTGACTGGAATTtaatgacacaaagtcttttatATGTTAGAAtagagctatgaaagaaaaaccctggagaaaaattcacaagattttgcaccaaacctctttaACCTTACATGCGCTAGTGTCCAATAGACGATCTAGTGTGAACTAGTGCTGGGttgattaaaatcaattaatccatCCGGACCGATCTAACATtagtagatcaataatcaacccataaaagtagagattgatctatcgcataaagctaaagtcagctagcttgttgctaacatataatgggatttcccattggacggctaatgctaatgctcggtcaacctaaacatacgttgttaatgaacatctttataaactcacaggcatgaattttccaaactctttaaaggaaatgtattttttaaagtaactaattGCGgcccaaaacacagtttttgcggctttttctggaataaggtgtaatgctttaGCACAATCGctacctagtggccaaactgaaacgccctccaggagaagaacAAATGTTGGACCCTGTATGGTATTAATAATCTCAATAACATAATATAATTTCACtcatacattttacagtttttgaaatgtatcagattaatatgaaaatattgaaaacatatgtaggttattaatgtatttctaatcaaatgagtctaaatgtgtaaaccgtgtaaattcaaaattacattgaatcggattgaattgagaggatcgaaagaatGGAAACAATTgggaatcaaatcgatccaggatctggtgaatcaaattgattttagaAATTATTGGCAATACCCAGccccagtgtgaacactgtatgctaaaTTGCGttcaaaaactcacatttagcacatttttaaataaacatctcATACTCAGTGTCTAGGTAGCATTTCTTTTGTCAAGTTCCAGAAAGTTCCAGTTCTTTATCTCATCCATCAGGGTCCAGCACTGACGTGAGCGAGGACTGGGAGAAAGACTTCGACCTGGACATGACAGAGGAAGAGGTGCAGCTGGCTCTCTCCAAAATCCAGGATCCTGGGGAAGTAAGTTACTCCAACCAAAAGGTGGATGTTGATAAATGCAGCGGCTTGACGTTtcactgacatgtttttgtctcCCCAGCTGGATGAGGAGTGGGAGAACTGGGAGTAAAGGGGCTCTGCAGCACAAACTGTCCTGCTTTTAAAGCTAGCTCTCAGCCGAGGAATCATGCTTATCGTGTCTTAACTCTTTGTCCACACCATGTCATGACTGTCGTTAGGGGATTTTCTGGACCACAGTGGTTGAGCTGTTGAGTGAGCAACAGGAAGACCATGGCAATAAGAATTAGACTGCTTCCTCAGCTGTGTGGTTGCAGCCGCCGGAGGGGGTGGCGACTCCGGTCTTGTTGGGGGTCCATCCTCAACGGGCTGCAGCTATTCGGATGTTACAGCTGAAGGACTGGCGTCCCCGTGTGTGTGGGGGTTCACTGCAACGGGGCGGAagctgctttgcttttttttttttttctttatgccaTTTAATTATAAAGTGAGTCAAGCAGACGGGCTGCATGATGGCCAAAACCAGTGACGCTGCTCGCCACTTTTCATAAACGAAACACTCTGATCcattttgcccttttttttcatttttttttttcatctttcattcattttatttttttgccaccTTTAAtatgcaaaaggaaaaaaaaaaagtcggcCTTCTTTCACGATGCACTTTCGTTTTGGATCCACTCCTAGCTTTAGATCCATGGCCTTGGGAAGCACGCAGTGGCGTGCAAACATTTGTGTCACAGCAGGACCAGCGAAGACGTCACTGTTAGTCCTCTACGTTATAACATCCACGCTCTGAGAATCTGATGTAGGTGGAGGGAGCTTGTTCATTTGTCCTCTTGTTACAGGTCATGATTGATTTACAGGAGAGGTCAGACTGGTCCTGCTTTGCTTCACTTTGAGGGCGACTGTCTGCCTGATCTGTGATTgcattagttttcttttttttggtctgtgtGCAGAGTGAGAACGTGAGCGCACCTTTTCAAGTGTTTTCCCATCTGTAATTAAGAGATGTAAGCATAGAGCTGTAATATTTATACAAAATGAACACTTCATCATTGTAGTTATGTGCTTTCTATTGCATGTCTGTACTAATACAGGATGCAAAAGCTTCAGATTTCATTCagttgtatgttttgttttgtttttctgctgtttcctgGGATTTAATGTTCAGACGGTGTGTTGCATGTCTGTAATTCTCAGCTGTGTATTTTCCATCAGATTCACACTTTGAACCAATCAGAGCTGCTCGATGNNNNNNNNNNNNNNNNNNNNNNNNNNNNNNNNNNNNNNNNNNNNNNNNNNNNNNNNNNNNNNNNNNNNNNNNNNNNNNNNNNNNNNNNNNNNNNNNNNNNNNNNNNNNNNNNNNNNNNNNNNNNNNNNNNNNNNNNNNNNNNNNNNNNNNNNNNNNNNNNNNNNNNNNNNNNNNNNNNNNNtttaaattttttaaaatccactaaAGAAACCAAAACGTGTCAGGGATTCCCAAATGAAGCTTtgacattattatgggatggctacagGTTCGGTGGCCATTTTTTTGGCATATCCCTCCATTTGACAAAATTCATTTCAGGCCCTGGTTTTATCAAATTTTTTGTGGAACAGAAACAGTTAATAGTTAAGTCAAACTTTTAATGACTTGTAGACATCTTGTCCATTTACCGAATGCTGATCAATACAAGGACATTGATGAACACTCTGATTTGATGTTAGAGCTGCTTTTCTGGCAGGGCTGTTTTAGGAAAGATGTTTCTCCAGGAAGGTGAGAGTATGAGGCATGGAGGGAAAATCAGAGTATACCCTAGAATTTTATAGACTACACCACTgcttacagttaaaaaaagctaTAGAATAAGTATGACTGGAATTTGAGACAAGTCCTGTAGCAAAAATGTATACTAACGAGATGCACAGATTCACAAAATATTACTACTAAGTTagaaaagaaataacaaaagaaaatgccaGATTGGAGAATGAAATTCGTAAAAGTGCTTTCTGTTTGCAGTTATTTCGGaaacaaaaagctgatttacaaagtaaatattaatatttggaCTTGGATATGGTTTGTTTAaggttataaaaaataaaactaagcaAGTGGTAATATACAGAGATATATAAAACTTGATATAATCAGTcataaaaatccctaaaaaaatttggcaatgactgATAGACATCACCCAacagtgttaattttgaaataaaattcacattgtcagattctctttttattgtgacacatgctctaggaaaatacttcatcattaccttatataatatttaacttgaatagaaacgtgaaacacaaaatgaactttggtCCTCCCTGTTCACAATAATCCAAATATTTGTGCTTTGATTTAAACACTTCAgaataaattgacattttccagagaaaaatgattaactttaataataaaaacagcataatcagattaagtctcagatctccatgttcaGGTCAGAATCTTCTTCTTTATCTATTCTAAAAGCAGCGAGTGAGTCAATGGTTGTGGTAGAGGAGGACCAAGGCTTTGATGAGCGGATGGATTAAGcaaccaactgcactatttaattaccctttaaaagtaccaaaacaaacaccccccacattgctattttgtaaTTCATTGCCactgtctatttaaaaaaaaaagtatttacctgaattgaacagttttgggattaaaaaaaaagaagcaaacaaataaGCCCTGAGTTGGATTTGAACCGGCAACCTCTTGATCGTTAGCGCGGGGGTTTAACCGCTAGGCTATCTATAAACCGGAAGTACGTCACATGGCTTTGTGTATACATTCCATGGATTACGCAACCATCTGCAATATTTGAATaccctttaaaagtacaaaaatcaaaacaaacatcccccacattgctattttgtcatttattgcccttGTCtagtttttagaatgttttatttacctgtattgaacagttttgggattaaaaaaaaaaaaagaaacaaacaaataagcccTGAGTTGGATTCGAACCGGCAACCTCTTGATCGTTAGCGCGGTAGCTTAACCGCTAGGCTATCTAGAAACCGGAAGTATGTCACACGGCTCCGTCAATACAGTCCATGGATTAAGCAACCAACTATACTATTTGATTAtcttttaaaagtacaaaaatcagaacaaacaccccccacattgctattttgccatttattgcccctgtctatttaAGAATATAACATGTTTTATACGTATTAAATATGCATGTTATAAAAAGGtttgtatcttcttttttctgctgtctaTTATGATCAATTGTGTTCAGGATTGTGAGTATCCAGCATCAGGAGAAGGTTAGTGGAAGTCCACTGCTGCTACTGTTGATTTGACCTCATGGATGAGGCATCAGGACAGAGACCTTTCACCAGTCCTCCTGATTGATTCTGTCTGGGAGTAAACTACGGCAGTGGGTGAAAGAGAGAagagtgaagaaagagaggaaggaaggagtgacccaccaggtggaagaagaaaaacaatcactagctgcgtttccattacacatttacctaaaattttatctaaattctaggaatttagaaaaatacagtttcaaaatgacactgtttccattaaatcatcattttgcaataaagcacaaaccaactcacacgataagtcattaaaaacacgacaatgaatgagatctttttttattattattatttggttcgcaaaaaaaagagattgcggtgacgtcacagctgtCTGGAGAGCGTGTGCCGCGCaatctattgacagtctcaggtgcacgtgagaaacctgttcagcggtttttaaatgaataacctttctaacaagtaagctgctggacctttttttgtttgaaaactcgacgagatccatttaagtttctgtcatctaagtttacagtaaaaattcttcatattttcaggagtagtactcactgaagtactaaggaggtctgtaaaggaatggtgaagtactaaattAAAACTCAGGATTTAGTTTCACCCAGTCAGCCAAATGATGTGAAGATTTTTTGGTATTTCTGatgttcttttctaaaaaactatacagtaaaaatgttttatgtttccaGGAGAAAATTTATATTGAGGAGTAAGTAGTTCTGTGACGGATTTATAATGTAATACATTGATGATTGGGATTTATTCACAGCCAAAATTAACcaattttatttcactaatacgtGATATTTtgagattgattaaaaaatgtaatgcacagtttttttctaataaatatcaTAAGCATAAAAAGTAATGTGATTGCATTTATGAGGAGTAAAAATATCATGTTTTCTGAAGAGTCTCCATGATTTTCCAGCGAGCACGGACATGCTACCATAAGTCTTGTATGAAACTCGCAGAAAAAATCCAATGAGGGCTGACTTGACCACGGAAAAATGAacagcggctcatttgaccgcagtggATCCCCGCGCGGTGAGAgaggggcgggctacaggtttgcggCTCGGAGCAGACAGCacctcaaaaaacattttcttcaacatcatatgtgtattcattctaagagagacatccacagacggacctggtagctcctcctacatGCAGcacggcgacagaaacacattttttgacaagtcgtgtgcagcaaattccccgcgcggggcacgtGAATTTATAACGCAAATCGCGTACTAACAGTAATCTTAGGAACATCccgggggccgcagatggcccgcgggccgcgagtttgagacccctgctttagagggCAAGAATGCAAACCATAATGATATGAGTTGgaggcttttttctttctttatcttttagGAGCGTTTGTAAACTGTGcctgcatttatttttctctcagcCTGGATAATAGCAAGTTCCTGCAACGGCGATGGATCGAAGGATCTGCTCCAACTcctccaaaagtaaaagttaaatcAAATAACTCAGAAACATTTCCAGCTTCGCGCTGCACACGTTCAACGCGCGGTGGCTATGCTACAGGAAATTAGCCAACAAAGCTACacccacttttattttgttcaattaaatgataaaaaaataaaaataaaacaaggccAGACCGTCCAAATTTAAAGCCCTTAACATACGATCTTCCCGCTTTATGAAGGACCCACCGGCCGCCAGCAACCGTGAAGGCCGCGGCAtcggaaggaattcagacacagctcaagagaccaaaacaaacgctgacgtcacgtcagtgtcaggatttgattggctggatatcaATGTGCTCCTGGATCGACCGCTTGCTCTGGTGACACTGTTTGGGTGAAGTTTTTCACTccgattttttttatgttgaatttctgacccatcgaaattttaagtctcaaaattaaaaataccaatttttttaagatagaaaatatttttgggaggataaaattttgctgtttaaaaagcaagggttaaaaaaattcagaataaaaatttagaggtgaaaaaaacttcagagtctgatggaactaaaaaacttccatacctGTTCATCACCCccaggagacaaaaaaagaaagaaagagccattttgaaaaagggacttttttttataattttgtcaaGCGCAGCGCTGACAAGGGTGGCAGAGGGCAGAATGGGGGAGTGAAGGGCGTGTAGCTGCTGCTCAGCCAGTGAGGGCGGGTCAAAGGTGGGCAGCGAGGACAGGTAGTGTCTGCAGGTTATTTAACACAgctttaatacaaaaaatgcagttcaaAATTAGgactaaaatgtgttaaatttcgAATAAAGTATATAGAATAAAGcgatttatttaataaaactacacagcatgattttatttttaatctacagTAAAATAATTGTGAGAACAGAACTGCATCAACAAGACGCTGTAGTGCTCATGTCTGACACCAGAGGGCGCTGTCGCTCTAATCAGACCTCCAGAGTCGCAACCTGCCACTCCttttctttcagcttcagcatccaTCTCAGACATGGATGAAGCCACGTGTTCCACTCCCACATCGCCGATCACCGTCCACACTGATGCTTCCTTCATTTTTTCACACTATTCCATCCTGACTGAAAGGGTCAAAGGAAACGGACGCTGAATTAAGTGTGCGGTGGGTCCGGATGGCCAAACGGGACACCTGTGCAAGAGTGGTTGCTGATGTAAAGATGGCTCCTCTCAGCATTTTCTTGCTCTTATCAACATAGCTACACACAAAATGAGCGGTGGGTGTGGTTTGTGTGGGGGGGATGGGTGGAGCTGCTGATCCGGGAGTGGATGAGAATGCAGAAGATGCTGCCTCCTTTTATAAATTCCATCATTTTGCATGTTATTTCACATAGAAAACTCAATCTTCAACACATTTCTGTCACGGATGGTGAAACAAATCTTTCATCTGCACTGCAAAGGGGTGATGTTTTTGCTCACATGCTGCTGTAGCCGACCTTAAATTTCACAGAAAGCCTGTACATTACATTCTTTCCCACCATTTTCCCACTTACTCAGCAGAAAGGCCGTAAAGGCATTTCCTGTTGCTGCGCCCCGCGCCCGCCGATGGTTAAGAGTGTGTGCTTTCTTTACGTTACCGCCGACTCTCACCAGACCAGACGAGAAGCTCTCCTCTCTGGAGGTCCTTCCTGTAataagtttttttctgcttcgtTGACGGTTCTGCTCCACCTTCTGCCAACATTTGGAAGCTCTAGTCTCTCCCCAAACAGAAGGACGCACAGAGAGAGAGAGTCAGGATGAGGTCATTGCCCTGAGAGCCAGTATTCTTCTCAGCACCCTGAAGGGAAAAACCCTGTGACCCCCTCTGCCTTTCAGTAAGCACAAAAGAGTCCCTCGGAGGGAGGAGGCGGCTCTGGAATGTGTTACCAGGGTTTCCTACGTCTCCCCCCAATCTGCCCCCAAAATTTAGATTCATTTCAAGTGTGTGAATTCCTGGATTTACATGCTTTAATGTGTTTGGAGGCTGAATTATTTTGcgtcaaatgtgaaaaaagtgagGGTCTAAGTGGGGACGCCTCGTTGAACTTTGTGGGggaagtttggaaaaaaagtctCTAAAGGACTCTTGAGATGCCTGGAGATTTTTCCATGACAAACCATCGCTTTTCCCAATGTTGCGCAGTGGGAACTGGCCACTTTGTTTGTATGAAACAGTGTCTGGGAGGAATGTGAGGTTTAGCCCGGGAGGGGACGGCATGATAACTCCCACTCCATTCAGATTTATGGTGAAGACAGAGGGCCTCCTCTGAATGCATATCAGGGGACTTGTGGAGCGCCGCCCCTGTGTTTCCAGCCagccaaagaaaatgtttagcCGAACAACCCCTGGCCTTTCTTTACATCCTGCTCTGTCTTTCTCCTCTGTGAGTTTCTCTCAGCTGCTCTCTGCTAAAGCTTTCAAAGCACCGTGTCCATCCAGGCGCTTTGTGGAATCAGGACTTTTTGTGGAATGAGACCCGTTTCAAAGGTTGTTCAGAGCAACGGATCACCATGATAAAACATTCGTCCGCtcattttggacattttttagcattttaaagttgtctttagaaagcctttttttcagctccattagatagaaaaaaagctacccaacaaaaaaatcacctcATCAGCAAAACTGCAGCAATTAACctctttaagaaaataaaagccctaAAAATATGACATGTCCCATTCTCTGTAACTGAACACCTCAAATGAAAAAGTGCTGCAAaagtcaaaatacaaaaaaaagggagTTGACAAGTTGCCAAACTCTTCAATAATgccaaagaaacaaacaaaaaaagcatcaaaatatGTTATAAAACCTTAGATCCACGTCTATTTGTCACACTGGAagtacaattttttaaagtgtcaTCTTTCAATAGTGAAGAAAAACTGGAATTCAGCAACATGTACAAGTTGAAAGAATCCCGGACAAACCCCCAACAAAGTCAGGACACAGTGATTTCATTGACAGTGTATATATTACGGGACATACCTCCAGCCATtgtgaaatcaggccagagccttcgccgtcacttcctggtacgtctaccgccatattgcaaacaacTCCAACCCGTCGAGagtgattagtccgagtcggtctgagtcacatttttagaggaagtactgtcgccaatcatgagtgaggtTGTTCCTGCTTGTTCAAAGGTAACACCCCTCCAACTGAAAGCGGAacaggagaagctgtcaatcaaatgtccgaggcatctgattggtcagtttataacttgaataacttgcgataaagaaaaactatcttaaaaaaaaattaggattagaaaaaaaaaaacacgctaagaagaatgtatcagagcaagaatggttattctgacagataaaatgactgaataataactgtctatttctcaatggaagtctatgggactttagCCTTTTTGCAACCAgtggctacttcctgtttggaacacgagacgGGAGGGGTTGAGCTGTCCATCTTTATATGATCTATGAGTGAAATACGATAGAACACAAAttttaacaagttttatttattcaaaattttacatttaacattaCTGATGACTGTTATTACAAGTATAGCATGTGATTTCTGGATTTCCCACTAAGCACAAAGATCATAATGGCTTCCATGGACCACGGACATCTGCAGACTCTTGGTTTGATACAGTTTTAGagtaataaactttatttcataATATTACTCCAATTTAGAGATGTAAaattttgtttccctttttagtccaaacttttgtaaaatcattactgattatataaaatatcaattcaagaaaaaaatgagataatAGAAGTTTGTAAAGAACTTGATTTCTCTGGCCATAGCCTTTCATTTAAATAGCTTTAATTATTCTTTACCTTGTTTGGCAGGGCTTGATCCCTGTGGGGGTAAAATGTTATCAAAGTTTTCATAATTGTTCAGAACTCCTCTCTTCCCCACAGCTTTGCCTGCTCTGATTTTATCCTTCATTTCAGCTCTGATTGTTCTGTTCCCCTCCACAGCTGCCTCTTCTCATTCCTGTCCCAGTCACtcatttcttcattcatttcttcTCTTCTGGGACACCCGTGGCCCCAGTCGTTTTCTTCTGGCTGTCTGTACCCCTCCCTCCATCCCTGGAGGCAGCACACATCCCCTCTCCtcatttgatgttttataaTTGAAGGTGTGATTGTTgtgatgatgaaggacagaCCTGCTTTTGATGCAAATTAGACCTTCAAGTCTGTACGATGGTCTCTATTAGTCTATGGGGCAAAACAATAAAGACACAAACTGTTTCTAAATGTATTcgagtttaaaataaatcattcttTGATAGTCGGGCATCTCTGTGATTGTAAATAAGTTGCACAGTTGAAAGATAAAGTCTGATTTTAGGATGGATGCCTTTCTTTAATCACTAGTAATCTAAGTTTTGCCCAACTATCAAACACTCAATATGGCGTTATACCTGTCACACCCCTGAACCTAAGTTTTGTAACTAATTCATTTTGTCATCAAAATTGGAAGCCAATCTGGAAGCACCAACTCTTGCAGTTCCTCTTACGACCACTAGAGGTTGGTTTCCAGAAACAGTAATTTCTCcttaaaatgttcaactttatgCAACAGATAAGCTTTTGTACAGCCTGCTACAGAACCCTCTTGcccaattgtctttttttttgggttaCGTTGCTATGTTGGAAGGATTAGATTAATATTGCTGGGCCACTTCAGGCATGATTTTTGCCGTTCAAGTGACTTTAGAGATTTCAAGCCTCTGTTTGCAGCAACAGTGCAGCAGGATGGTCCCACCAGAGTAGGGATGTCTCTAAAGGGGATTGTTTGATCATTAAAGGTCTTTTCTGAAACACAAATCATGGGTCTGACTTGACCAGTATGACAAACACATTAAGGAGAGACTGTAGCCAGAACAAGTGCTATTAAAGACCAGCtgaaacaagcaaataaaatgGTGAGACAGGAATTTTGTCAAATAACATTACCCTACTTTGGAGCTCATGTGAACCTGCAGAATGAGTATCATCTTTTCCTGTAGTcctcaacctttttcaggccttGAACCAGTTTGATGCCAGACAATATTTTCTCAGACCGGCCTGTATAAGacggttattttttaaaaatattttagcttccagtttccCTTAACCTTTAAGGGTAAAGTTTATCCTCATCCTCTGtagaaaaagaaatctgcagctgctttaaaactTACACGTATATTAGTTTTTGTGCAGGTACCATTTAAGGTGATATAGATTTTCTTCTAACCCATAACTGTCAGtgctaaagctaaaaaaaaaaataaattgtaaatttccgtcttgtctgacttttaaggtccAATAGATAAATACTAAAAGAAAGCATTCAataaaaactggtattttaaatatgaatctACAATTTTAGCAACTTTATTGGCAGCATCCTTGTAACAGTAGACAGCTGGTtgctaaatattatttattattattattatagtctGTGTGAAgaactgtcacaataaatccatatttagaGGATAGAAGACTCCTGCTTTTTGTtggttgtcttttattttgaagactaAAATT
It contains:
- the bsdc1 gene encoding BSD domain-containing protein 1, with the protein product MAEGDGWWGGWLQQSFQAVRDKSTEALEFIKRDLTEFSTVVQHDTACSIVATATAVRNKLAVEGSSDTTEKVKKSLSSFLGVLTDTLAPPPDKTIDCDVITLVATPAGTTEVYDSSKARLYSLQADPATYCNEPDGPLEQFDSWLSTFSLDEKKGDISELLVNSPSIRALYTKMVPAAVSHSEFWQRYFYKVFQLDQEEARRVALKQRAEQAAHTESLDWEEEEEDDFLGGMSSHLSPTQPSKGGSAHAPALTGSAGTPPLSPALSPSEECDGTLSGSSVSLPTQVEVQPAPVGAELRRKLSEASLEDVNTTPEEQKSEKSHIAEAESETQVEVPADGASARVPPSKQLQTAKEEGPQDLRVFELNSDSGKSTPSNNGKKGSSTDVSEDWEKDFDLDMTEEEVQLALSKIQDPGELDEEWENWE